One genomic region from Campylobacter concisus encodes:
- the topA gene encoding type I DNA topoisomerase — protein MMKSLIIVESPAKAKTIKNFLDKNYNVIASKGHIRDLPKTSFGIKIEDDKFTPEYRISSDHSAIVKEIKELAKGADEIYLATDEDREGEAIAFHIANAIGKEPTSLPRIVFHEITKSAIQNALKSPRRVDMNSVNAQQTRRLLDRIVGYKLSPLLNLKIQKGLSAGRVQSAALKIIVDREREIQAFKPVEYYTIDTIFKKDLDAELVKFENQKIEKLTIQNPDRAKYIIENLQNEKFSVREIESKDRKIQPSPPFMTSTLQQSASNRLGFSPKKTMVIAQSLYEGVQTNEGFMGAITYMRTDSLNLAKEAVAAAREHILQNYGKEYLPAKAISYTTSSKGAQEAHEAIRPTNLNFTPQIAAKFLEKDALKLYTLIYNRFLACQMSACVSQTQNVYVASEKGEFKISGRKVLFDGFYKVYGELDKDKILPNLKKGDEMSLQSIKSTQNFTEPPARYSEAGLVKKLESLGIGRPSTYAPTITLLTSRDYVRVEKKQLIPNEIAFSMIGVLEEHFSNIVDSEFTSHLEEKLDEIALDKADWQKVLSDFYYPFMEKISAGKTGIKSLKTATPIGEKCPECGSELVLRKGRYGEFIACSNFPKCKYSRNIAKDNEKSAETGTTAAAKPKRELKKLDVPCPKCGGEIVERFSRRGKFYGCANYPKCDFISNYEPVEQKCDECGGDMIKKELKKGTFIECTKCKKKTLVAEN, from the coding sequence ATAATGAAAAGCTTAATCATCGTAGAGTCGCCTGCAAAAGCAAAGACTATCAAAAATTTTCTAGATAAAAACTACAACGTCATCGCCTCAAAAGGCCACATCAGAGACCTGCCAAAAACAAGCTTTGGCATCAAGATAGAAGATGATAAATTTACCCCAGAGTATCGTATCAGCAGCGATCACTCCGCCATCGTAAAAGAGATAAAAGAGCTCGCCAAGGGTGCTGATGAAATTTACCTCGCGACCGATGAAGATAGAGAGGGTGAAGCGATCGCGTTTCATATCGCAAATGCCATCGGCAAAGAGCCAACTAGCCTACCTCGTATCGTCTTTCACGAGATCACCAAAAGCGCCATACAAAACGCTCTAAAAAGTCCAAGACGCGTCGATATGAATAGCGTCAATGCCCAGCAAACAAGGCGTTTGCTCGACCGCATAGTTGGCTACAAACTAAGTCCGCTTTTAAATTTAAAGATACAAAAAGGTTTAAGCGCTGGCCGTGTGCAAAGTGCAGCTCTCAAGATAATAGTCGATCGTGAGCGTGAGATACAAGCGTTTAAGCCGGTTGAGTACTACACTATCGACACCATTTTTAAAAAAGATCTAGACGCTGAGCTAGTTAAATTTGAAAATCAAAAGATAGAAAAGCTCACTATCCAAAACCCAGACCGTGCAAAATACATCATTGAAAATTTACAAAATGAGAAATTTAGCGTCCGAGAGATCGAGAGCAAGGATAGAAAGATCCAGCCAAGCCCGCCATTTATGACCTCAACGCTTCAGCAAAGTGCGAGCAACCGCCTTGGCTTTAGCCCTAAAAAGACGATGGTGATCGCACAAAGCCTCTATGAGGGCGTGCAAACAAACGAAGGCTTCATGGGTGCGATCACTTATATGAGAACGGACAGCTTAAATTTAGCCAAAGAGGCCGTTGCAGCCGCTAGAGAGCATATATTGCAAAACTACGGCAAAGAGTATCTGCCAGCCAAAGCGATAAGCTACACGACAAGCTCAAAAGGCGCGCAAGAAGCCCACGAAGCGATCCGCCCTACAAATTTAAACTTCACACCGCAAATTGCTGCTAAATTTCTAGAAAAGGATGCGCTAAAACTCTACACACTCATCTACAATAGATTTTTAGCCTGCCAAATGAGCGCATGTGTGAGCCAAACGCAAAATGTCTATGTCGCAAGCGAAAAAGGCGAGTTTAAGATAAGCGGCAGAAAGGTACTATTTGACGGCTTTTACAAAGTTTATGGCGAGCTTGATAAGGATAAAATTTTGCCAAATTTAAAAAAGGGCGACGAGATGAGCTTGCAAAGCATAAAAAGCACGCAAAATTTCACCGAGCCACCAGCTAGGTACTCAGAAGCTGGCCTTGTTAAGAAGTTAGAGAGCCTAGGTATCGGTCGCCCAAGTACCTATGCACCAACTATCACGCTGCTAACCTCAAGAGACTACGTGAGAGTCGAGAAAAAGCAGCTCATACCAAACGAGATCGCATTTAGCATGATAGGCGTTTTGGAGGAGCACTTTAGCAATATAGTTGATAGCGAATTTACCTCACATCTTGAAGAAAAGCTCGATGAAATCGCACTTGACAAGGCTGATTGGCAAAAGGTGCTAAGTGACTTTTACTATCCATTTATGGAAAAAATTAGCGCTGGCAAAACTGGCATAAAAAGCCTAAAAACAGCCACTCCGATCGGCGAGAAGTGCCCAGAGTGTGGAAGCGAGCTAGTGCTTAGAAAGGGCAGATACGGCGAGTTTATCGCTTGTTCAAATTTCCCAAAATGCAAATACTCAAGAAACATCGCAAAAGATAATGAAAAGAGCGCAGAGACAGGCACTACTGCGGCAGCTAAGCCAAAACGTGAGCTTAAAAAGCTTGATGTGCCATGTCCAAAATGTGGCGGCGAGATCGTCGAGAGATTTAGCAGGCGCGGTAAATTTTATGGATGTGCCAACTATCCAAAATGTGACTTCATCTCAAACTACGAGCCAGTTGAGCAAAAATGCGACGAATGTGGCGGCGATATGATCAAAAAAGAGCTTAAAAAAGGTACATTTATAGAGTGCACAAAATGCAAGAAAAAGACGCTAGTCGCCGAAAACTAA
- a CDS encoding biotin synthase: protein MKTIMLCAICSVTQGNCGEDCAYCTQSAKAGADITKFKEKSVQQVVDEAKMAYKNHALGFCLVTSGARLNDKKTDYIVSLAKAVHKEVPNLMLIACNGMATYEQLSELKKAGVFSYNHNLETSREFFPKICKTHTWDERYQTNLDAKRAGLMLCTGGIYGVGESEADRVSFRASLKELEPFSSPINFFIKNESLTLDLPPLSVDEALKIVRDTKSALPETRVMIAGGREKILGDRQYEIFENGADAIVIGDYLTAKGEKASKDIEELTKRGFSFASICH from the coding sequence ATGAAAACAATTATGCTCTGTGCGATATGTTCGGTTACTCAAGGAAATTGCGGTGAGGACTGCGCTTATTGCACGCAAAGTGCCAAGGCTGGCGCTGATATCACGAAATTTAAAGAAAAAAGCGTGCAGCAGGTGGTGGACGAGGCTAAAATGGCTTATAAAAACCACGCTCTTGGCTTTTGTTTGGTCACAAGCGGTGCTAGACTGAATGACAAAAAGACCGACTACATCGTCTCTTTAGCAAAGGCAGTGCATAAAGAAGTGCCAAATTTGATGCTTATCGCATGTAACGGCATGGCAACTTACGAGCAGCTTAGCGAGCTTAAAAAGGCTGGCGTTTTTAGTTACAACCACAACCTTGAAACAAGCCGAGAATTTTTCCCAAAAATTTGTAAAACACACACTTGGGACGAGAGATATCAGACAAATTTAGACGCAAAAAGAGCAGGTCTTATGCTTTGCACTGGTGGAATTTACGGCGTTGGCGAGAGTGAGGCCGATAGAGTAAGCTTTAGAGCTAGTCTAAAAGAGCTTGAGCCATTTTCATCGCCGATAAATTTTTTCATAAAAAATGAATCTCTAACTCTTGATCTACCTCCTCTTAGTGTGGATGAAGCCCTAAAGATCGTACGTGACACCAAAAGCGCTCTTCCAGAAACTAGAGTCATGATAGCTGGTGGCAGGGAGAAAATTTTAGGCGATAGGCAATACGAGATCTTTGAAAATGGCGCCGACGCGATCGTGATAGGCGACTATCTCACTGCAAAAGGTGAGAAAGCTAGCAAGGATATCGAGGAGCTTACAAAGCGCGGTTTTAGCTTCGCAAGTATCTGTCACTAA
- the crcB gene encoding fluoride efflux transporter CrcB has translation MLANLLFAGLGGFIGAGCRFLAGELLKFSHFPLTTLGVNVLGSFIIGVLFCLNLSQSARVFLVVGILGGFTTFSSFSLDSVKFLLEGELVKGFLNIFLNLSLCLLASYLGILLGKNL, from the coding sequence ATGCTTGCAAATTTACTTTTCGCAGGGCTTGGAGGCTTTATAGGAGCTGGATGCAGGTTTTTAGCTGGCGAGCTGCTAAAATTTAGCCACTTTCCACTAACCACACTTGGCGTAAATGTGCTTGGTAGCTTCATTATAGGCGTATTATTTTGTCTAAATTTAAGCCAAAGCGCGAGAGTATTTTTGGTCGTTGGCATACTTGGCGGATTTACAACATTTTCAAGCTTTAGCCTTGATAGTGTGAAATTTTTACTAGAAGGCGAGCTGGTAAAAGGCTTTTTAAATATCTTTTTAAACCTTAGCCTTTGCCTGCTTGCAAGCTATCTTGGCATTTTGCTTGGCAAAAATTTGTGA
- a CDS encoding cation:proton antiporter produces the protein MQLHQASELSILVVLAFIVFASPYISKILHIPVAPAEIILGALASYIGLVGENEMFKLISEVGFFFLMFLAGMEIDLRMLINIDRKILRLGLIYLALIYSLATALTFSFGLSLLYIIIIPIMAVGMIFTLFKEYGRDVKWLNLSMLIATIGELISITLLTFIAAYLQFGASINLWLTIGYLILFLAISVLSFKILDVLFWWYPGLKVILMPHYDKDEKDIRLSIAVFFSMIALMFYLNLEVAFGAFIAGMFIATFFDHKKDLPHKLSSFGFGFLVPIFFIHIGSTFKLSSLSSNEVIKDAIFIFCAMLATRLFSSVLFVGKLGFKGIFLFSLSQSMPLTLLVAVATIAHRSGEISDYSYSSFILASLAQAIIGTIIIKFLMQSRSKE, from the coding sequence TTGCAGTTACATCAAGCTAGCGAGCTTAGTATTCTTGTCGTTTTGGCATTTATCGTCTTTGCTTCGCCTTATATTTCTAAAATTTTACACATTCCTGTCGCTCCTGCTGAGATAATACTTGGAGCACTGGCTAGCTACATCGGGCTTGTCGGCGAAAATGAGATGTTTAAGCTAATTAGCGAAGTTGGCTTTTTCTTTTTGATGTTTCTAGCTGGCATGGAGATCGACCTTAGAATGCTTATAAACATTGACCGCAAAATTTTACGCCTGGGGCTTATATATCTTGCCCTCATTTACTCGCTAGCAACTGCACTTACGTTTAGTTTTGGTCTTAGTTTGCTCTATATCATCATTATCCCAATAATGGCCGTTGGCATGATATTTACGCTATTTAAAGAGTATGGCAGAGATGTGAAATGGCTAAATTTGAGCATGCTTATTGCAACTATTGGTGAGCTTATAAGCATTACGCTTTTGACATTTATAGCAGCCTATTTGCAGTTTGGAGCTAGTATAAATTTATGGCTAACGATTGGCTATTTGATCTTATTTTTAGCTATCAGCGTACTTAGCTTTAAAATTTTAGATGTGCTTTTTTGGTGGTATCCGGGGCTTAAAGTGATCCTTATGCCACACTACGATAAGGATGAAAAAGATATTAGGCTAAGCATTGCGGTATTTTTTTCGATGATTGCACTTATGTTTTATTTGAATTTAGAAGTTGCCTTTGGCGCGTTTATCGCAGGTATGTTTATAGCTACGTTTTTTGATCACAAAAAAGACTTACCGCACAAGCTTTCAAGCTTTGGATTTGGTTTTTTGGTACCGATATTTTTTATACACATAGGCTCAACTTTCAAGCTCTCAAGCCTAAGCTCAAATGAAGTGATAAAAGATGCTATTTTTATATTTTGTGCGATGCTTGCCACAAGGCTTTTCTCAAGTGTGTTATTTGTAGGAAAATTAGGATTTAAGGGGATATTTTTGTTTTCTCTCTCACAATCCATGCCGCTAACACTTCTAGTAGCAGTTGCTACTATCGCACACAGATCAGGTGAGATAAGTGACTATTCTTACTCATCTTTTATCCTAGCAAGCCTAGCTCAAGCTATAATAGGGACAATAATTATAAAATTTCTAATGCAATCAAGAAGCAAGGAGTAA
- a CDS encoding citrate synthase, translating to MSSNTATLTDNRTGKSYEFPILKGTMGPDVIDISTFFSDTGMFTFDRGYTSTAMCRSAITYIDGLKGELMYRGYDIAYLAENKTFLDVAYLLLNKELPTNDQYINFKTELKKRSFIHEGMMKLFDAFPDKAHPMAILQAAVSALSAFYSDHLNMDKPEEYHEMAMRIIAKIPTIAAFSYRYSRGLPIIYPNLDRGFTENFLYMMRGYPYEHVDLKPIEIKALDTVFMLHADHEQNASTTTVRTVGSTHAHPYACISAGIGALWGWAHGGANEGVIRQLEEIGSVANVDRYIARAKDKNDPFRLMGFGHRVYKNFDPRAKVLKKMRDQLMDEIGINSELIKIANRIEEIALNDDYFVSRNLYPNVDFHSGLILKALGIPNNMFAVIFVIGRTPGWISQWIELKEQDTIKIVRPRQLYVGETNRTPK from the coding sequence ATGTCATCAAATACAGCTACGCTAACTGATAACAGAACTGGCAAGAGTTACGAGTTTCCTATACTAAAAGGCACTATGGGACCTGATGTGATAGACATCTCGACATTTTTTAGTGATACTGGAATGTTTACTTTTGACAGAGGTTATACTTCAACTGCGATGTGTCGCTCGGCGATAACTTACATAGACGGCTTAAAAGGCGAGCTAATGTATAGAGGTTATGATATCGCGTATTTGGCTGAAAATAAGACATTTTTAGACGTGGCATATTTACTCTTAAACAAAGAGCTTCCAACAAATGATCAGTATATAAATTTTAAAACCGAGCTTAAAAAAAGAAGCTTTATACATGAAGGCATGATGAAGCTATTTGATGCATTTCCAGACAAAGCTCACCCTATGGCGATCTTGCAAGCAGCGGTCTCAGCCCTAAGTGCCTTTTACTCAGATCACTTAAATATGGATAAACCTGAAGAGTATCACGAGATGGCTATGCGTATAATCGCTAAAATTCCAACGATCGCGGCCTTTAGCTACCGCTACTCACGCGGACTTCCTATCATCTATCCAAATTTAGATCGTGGCTTTACTGAAAATTTCCTCTACATGATGAGAGGCTATCCATATGAGCATGTCGATCTTAAGCCTATCGAGATAAAAGCACTTGATACGGTCTTTATGCTGCACGCAGATCACGAGCAAAACGCTTCAACGACGACTGTTAGAACCGTTGGCTCAACGCATGCTCACCCATACGCATGTATAAGTGCAGGTATCGGAGCACTTTGGGGCTGGGCTCATGGCGGCGCAAACGAGGGCGTTATCCGTCAGCTTGAAGAGATCGGCTCAGTCGCAAACGTCGATAGATACATCGCTAGAGCGAAGGATAAAAACGATCCATTTAGGCTAATGGGCTTTGGTCACAGAGTCTATAAAAACTTTGACCCTCGCGCAAAAGTGCTTAAGAAGATGAGAGATCAGCTTATGGATGAGATAGGCATTAACTCAGAGCTTATCAAGATCGCAAACCGCATTGAGGAGATCGCGCTAAATGATGACTATTTTGTGAGTAGAAATTTATATCCAAACGTTGATTTTCACTCAGGACTCATCCTAAAGGCGCTTGGCATACCAAATAATATGTTTGCCGTCATCTTTGTCATCGGCAGGACTCCAGGCTGGATCAGCCAGTGGATCGAGCTAAAAGAGCAAGATACAATAAAGATCGTCCGCCCAAGACAGCTTTATGTTGGAGAGACAAACAGAACACCAAAATGA
- a CDS encoding 3'(2'),5'-bisphosphate nucleotidase CysQ family protein, with product MSELLNLAKKAAVNAGAQIMKFYSADNTALKVCLKDDSSPLTSADLAANEAIIKILSKSGIKICSEESILKENDKDEFWLVDPLDGTKEFLARNGEFCVCIALIKKTRPVLGVIFIPVSKELFYADENGAFKEILDDNDEIIKRVDLNKKDKNLDNLIFSSRRGDAKEIELIGQSLNFEQRCIGSAIKFCRLVEFGGAYLRFAPSYLWDNAAGEALVNFCGGKVFDANSSKEMSYELADLKSPFFIALSKNTLNLKDKIIQLYKQNKI from the coding sequence ATGAGTGAGCTTCTAAATTTAGCTAAAAAAGCAGCCGTTAATGCTGGAGCGCAAATAATGAAATTTTACTCTGCAGATAATACGGCTCTTAAAGTCTGCCTAAAAGATGACAGCTCGCCACTAACTAGCGCCGATCTAGCTGCAAATGAAGCGATAATAAAAATTCTAAGCAAAAGTGGGATAAAAATTTGCTCTGAAGAGAGCATCCTGAAAGAAAACGACAAAGATGAGTTTTGGCTCGTAGATCCACTTGATGGCACGAAAGAATTTCTAGCTAGAAACGGCGAATTTTGCGTTTGCATAGCGCTTATAAAAAAAACTAGACCGGTGCTTGGCGTGATATTTATCCCAGTTAGTAAAGAGCTTTTTTATGCTGATGAAAATGGCGCTTTTAAAGAAATTTTAGATGACAATGATGAAATCATAAAGAGAGTTGATCTAAACAAAAAAGATAAAAATTTAGACAATCTAATCTTTTCAAGCAGAAGAGGCGATGCCAAAGAGATAGAACTTATAGGACAGAGCTTAAATTTTGAGCAAAGGTGCATCGGCTCAGCCATAAAATTTTGCCGTTTGGTTGAATTTGGCGGAGCTTATTTGAGATTTGCCCCAAGCTACCTTTGGGACAATGCAGCAGGAGAAGCGCTCGTAAATTTTTGTGGCGGAAAAGTATTTGACGCTAATAGTAGCAAAGAGATGAGCTACGAGCTTGCTGATTTAAAAAGTCCATTTTTCATAGCTCTCTCAAAAAACACACTAAATCTAAAAGATAAAATCATACAACTATATAAGCAAAATAAAATTTAA
- a CDS encoding class I SAM-dependent methyltransferase, translating to MSQNSKIEKSYDELTYKSIAFAQSSPYRLEACATLLGITPPPCENARVLEIGCSFGGNLIPFAANNKNAKVVGIDLSGEQIRRGQEIVKEIGLTNLELIHGDICEFNSDDKFDYIIAHGVFSWVPDFVKEAILKVVRENLSTNGVAFISYNVYPGWKVKDIVRDIMLLAAKDKESMQDRLKAAKEALLVYKEYLLTRDEEIYEGKIPLKMLLFVTEHVLSKDDFYIAHEFLEYTNDPFYFKDFNAMLAKNELTYLCEYTLDDIFTPDVGTAVVDEYKNNKFKDRIDLEQFMDMISNKVFRQSLIVHSKTYESIANKQIGPSDINKIHVVADFIKKDNQWQDSYGAMPQDISWLCEVFYKMYPASINLSQILEILPEDKLMVYSAFVRILTNSSDAMILKDEQKNIEYRPGHSRLSQKLINYVRYFLNHKNNADVVFANKFSISRKLNNIDYYILLLLDGKNSLEDVAAKTLKFIKENNEDIFDINGKVLKKDKVAANIMSYVIGTAKIASLLYLLEEI from the coding sequence ATGAGTCAAAATAGCAAAATTGAAAAGTCTTATGATGAGCTAACTTATAAATCAATAGCTTTTGCCCAATCGTCGCCATATAGGCTTGAAGCTTGTGCTACACTTCTTGGTATAACTCCACCGCCATGCGAAAATGCAAGAGTTTTAGAGATAGGATGTAGCTTTGGCGGAAATTTGATCCCATTTGCAGCAAATAACAAAAATGCAAAAGTAGTTGGCATAGATCTTAGCGGTGAGCAGATAAGGCGTGGACAAGAGATCGTTAAAGAGATAGGGCTTACAAATTTAGAGCTTATCCATGGCGATATTTGCGAATTTAACAGTGATGATAAATTTGACTATATCATTGCTCATGGCGTTTTTAGCTGGGTACCTGACTTTGTAAAAGAAGCTATATTAAAAGTCGTAAGAGAGAATTTAAGTACAAATGGCGTGGCATTTATCTCTTATAATGTTTATCCTGGCTGGAAAGTAAAAGACATCGTAAGAGATATAATGCTACTTGCCGCAAAAGATAAAGAGAGCATGCAAGATAGGTTAAAAGCAGCCAAAGAAGCACTTTTAGTCTATAAAGAATATTTGCTAACAAGAGATGAAGAAATTTATGAGGGAAAAATACCTCTTAAGATGCTTCTTTTTGTAACAGAACATGTGCTCTCAAAAGATGACTTTTACATAGCTCATGAGTTTTTAGAATACACAAATGATCCATTTTATTTTAAAGATTTTAATGCCATGCTTGCTAAAAATGAGCTTACTTATCTTTGTGAGTATACGCTTGATGATATTTTTACCCCAGATGTTGGCACGGCCGTAGTAGATGAATACAAAAATAACAAGTTTAAAGACAGGATCGATCTAGAGCAATTCATGGATATGATTAGCAACAAAGTCTTTAGACAAAGTCTAATAGTCCATAGCAAAACTTATGAGAGTATAGCAAATAAACAAATAGGTCCAAGCGATATTAATAAAATTCACGTTGTGGCAGATTTTATAAAGAAAGATAACCAGTGGCAAGATAGTTATGGCGCTATGCCACAAGATATATCATGGCTTTGCGAGGTCTTTTATAAGATGTATCCAGCTAGTATAAACCTTTCTCAGATTTTAGAAATTTTGCCAGAAGATAAGCTCATGGTTTATAGCGCCTTTGTAAGAATTTTAACAAATTCGTCTGATGCAATGATCTTAAAAGATGAGCAAAAAAATATCGAGTATAGGCCTGGGCATTCAAGACTTAGCCAAAAATTAATAAATTATGTAAGATATTTTTTAAATCATAAAAATAATGCCGATGTTGTTTTTGCTAATAAATTTAGTATCTCAAGAAAGCTTAACAATATCGATTATTACATACTTTTATTGCTTGACGGCAAAAATAGCTTAGAAGATGTCGCAGCAAAAACCTTAAAATTTATCAAAGAGAACAACGAAGATATATTTGACATAAATGGCAAAGTGCTTAAAAAAGACAAGGTCGCAGCAAATATAATGAGCTACGTGATAGGCACAGCAAAAATAGCTAGTCTGCTTTATCTGCTAGAAGAAATTTAA
- a CDS encoding redoxin family protein, translated as MIKVPTSIYLNTLDGKEFDFSAFARTHDCVIFIYPKIGEDFSLLSEQLQNTAGMKGCTKQAINYKKFLKDFNDLGFMVVAISSQDIAAQKKFQEETSTGVMFLNDSEFMLERALELPVFSASNGHKFYFRQTLIIKDGKVRRAYIVDDPENDAKNMLEKLKEKDY; from the coding sequence ATGATAAAAGTGCCTACAAGTATATATTTAAATACATTAGATGGTAAGGAATTTGATTTTTCCGCCTTTGCAAGGACACACGACTGCGTTATTTTCATCTATCCAAAGATAGGCGAGGACTTTAGCCTTTTAAGCGAGCAACTACAAAATACTGCGGGCATGAAGGGCTGCACTAAACAAGCAATAAACTACAAGAAATTTTTAAAAGATTTTAACGATCTTGGTTTCATGGTAGTGGCCATTAGCTCACAAGATATAGCAGCTCAAAAGAAATTTCAAGAAGAGACTTCAACTGGAGTCATGTTTTTAAATGATAGTGAGTTTATGCTTGAGAGGGCGCTTGAGCTTCCAGTTTTTTCTGCATCAAATGGACATAAATTTTACTTTAGACAAACGCTCATCATAAAAGATGGTAAGGTAAGACGTGCATATATAGTGGATGATCCAGAAAATGATGCTAAAAATATGTTAGAAAAACTCAAAGAAAAAGACTACTAG
- the modB gene encoding molybdate ABC transporter permease subunit, with translation MIDELKNIDYEPFWLSLKLSFITTFILFFACIALAYFMSQKKFFGKSFLESIISLPLVLPPSVLGFYLLIFLSPYSTFGKFIEEIFGVRLVFNFTGLVVASCIYSLPFMFGPIYAGLNSLKKSLFEASYSLGKNKLTTIFRVILPSIRSNLLTATVVSFAHTMGEFGVVLMIGGSVAGESKVASIAIFEAVEMLDYTKAHIYALLMLIISFFVLFVVYLLNSKKA, from the coding sequence ATGATAGACGAGTTAAAAAATATCGATTACGAGCCGTTTTGGCTCTCGTTAAAACTATCTTTTATAACTACTTTTATCTTGTTTTTTGCCTGCATTGCACTTGCTTATTTTATGTCTCAGAAAAAATTTTTCGGCAAATCATTTTTAGAGTCGATAATCTCACTGCCTTTGGTTTTGCCGCCAAGTGTTCTTGGCTTTTACCTGCTCATTTTTCTTTCACCTTATTCCACCTTTGGTAAATTTATCGAAGAAATTTTTGGTGTTAGGTTGGTTTTTAATTTCACGGGTCTTGTTGTGGCAAGTTGCATCTATTCATTGCCATTTATGTTTGGTCCGATTTATGCTGGACTAAATAGCCTAAAAAAGAGCCTTTTTGAAGCGAGTTATAGTCTTGGTAAAAACAAACTCACAACTATTTTTAGGGTGATTTTGCCAAGCATCAGATCAAATTTATTAACAGCTACTGTCGTTAGCTTTGCTCACACCATGGGTGAGTTTGGCGTTGTTTTAATGATAGGCGGTAGCGTAGCTGGAGAGAGCAAGGTCGCTAGCATTGCGATATTTGAAGCGGTTGAAATGCTTGATTACACCAAGGCTCATATCTATGCACTCTTAATGTTAATAATTAGCTTTTTTGTCCTTTTTGTAGTTTATCTTTTAAATTCTAAAAAAGCTTAA
- a CDS encoding sulfate/molybdate ABC transporter ATP-binding protein, whose amino-acid sequence MIEISCKKELNGGGGKFLLEADLSFESGDFVALYGASGGGKTTILRLIAGFEAPQSGFIKVGDKIFFDEKTNLAPQKRNIGFLFQDYALFENMNVFKNLLFAKNDLALANKLLDICGLTSLKNAKISTLSGGQKQRVALARAVMRKPEILLLDEPLSALDNAMREKLQDYLLALHDEFKMSIILVSHDIAEIYKLCNKVFVLENGKISRSGSASEIFLKSAGSQKFAFNAKILEIKKRDAIFVTNVLINRQICEVVLSSSEAMNLKVGDMVVVSTKAFSVNLEKA is encoded by the coding sequence ATGATAGAAATTTCTTGTAAAAAAGAGCTAAATGGCGGTGGCGGAAAATTTTTACTTGAGGCCGACCTTAGCTTTGAAAGTGGTGATTTTGTTGCACTTTATGGAGCAAGCGGTGGCGGAAAGACCACTATTTTACGCTTGATCGCTGGTTTTGAAGCACCACAAAGTGGCTTTATAAAGGTTGGAGATAAAATTTTCTTTGATGAAAAGACAAATTTGGCTCCACAAAAGCGAAATATCGGCTTTTTATTTCAAGACTACGCACTTTTTGAAAATATGAATGTCTTTAAAAATTTACTCTTTGCAAAAAATGATCTAGCTCTAGCAAATAAACTTCTTGATATCTGTGGCCTAACAAGCCTAAAAAATGCAAAGATCAGCACTCTTTCTGGCGGTCAAAAGCAACGTGTTGCTTTGGCTCGTGCGGTTATGAGAAAGCCTGAAATTTTACTACTTGATGAGCCGTTAAGTGCGCTTGATAACGCCATGCGTGAGAAACTTCAAGACTATTTACTAGCACTTCATGATGAGTTTAAGATGAGCATTATTTTAGTAAGCCATGATATCGCTGAAATTTATAAGCTTTGCAATAAAGTCTTTGTCCTTGAAAATGGAAAAATTTCAAGATCAGGTAGCGCAAGTGAGATATTTTTAAAGAGTGCAGGATCACAGAAATTTGCCTTTAACGCTAAAATTTTAGAGATAAAAAAACGTGATGCGATCTTCGTAACAAATGTATTAATAAACCGCCAAATTTGTGAAGTGGTGCTAAGTAGCAGCGAAGCAATGAATCTAAAAGTAGGCGATATGGTAGTAGTTAGCACAAAAGCATTTAGTGTAAATTTGGAAAAAGCATGA
- a CDS encoding TOBE domain-containing protein, translating to MIRAKIVGILTKDDVSLFELKGLNLEANLFMLVLNEASKFALDDEIDLGFKSSDVVLSKDKLSNSSLENELKCVIEAINFGEILSVVSLKCGEIYFEAIISNNALKTMNVGKNDEVFAYIKSTSIHISTQK from the coding sequence ATGATAAGAGCAAAGATCGTTGGAATTTTAACTAAAGATGACGTTAGCCTATTTGAGTTAAAGGGTCTAAATTTAGAGGCGAATTTATTTATGCTAGTCTTGAATGAGGCTAGCAAATTTGCCTTAGATGATGAGATTGACTTAGGTTTTAAAAGCTCCGATGTTGTCTTGTCAAAAGACAAGCTAAGTAATAGCTCGCTTGAAAACGAGCTAAAGTGTGTGATTGAAGCTATAAATTTTGGTGAAATTTTAAGTGTTGTTAGCTTAAAGTGTGGCGAAATTTACTTCGAAGCTATTATCTCAAATAACGCATTAAAAACCATGAATGTAGGTAAAAACGATGAAGTATTTGCCTATATAAAATCTACAAGCATTCACATAAGTACACAAAAATGA